A stretch of the Cheilinus undulatus linkage group 11, ASM1832078v1, whole genome shotgun sequence genome encodes the following:
- the asxl1 gene encoding putative Polycomb group protein ASXL1 isoform X3 — MMPRVVLTPLKVNGEHVPSGPMKRSRGGVDVDFETPGSILVNTNIRALINVRTFSAFPAHSQQQLLQLLPEVDRLVGSDGMARLSSSALNNEFFTHASQSWKERLAEGEFTHEMQVRFRQEMEKEKKVEAWKEKFFEEYHGQKSGLTKEESLKLTASEASEVAATVLESDVAVVATPKRRSVGRRRRDGRMRRRTRADLRRRARRTLCKATPPAIQATETTEDSAALDISAVSMGSPMSDNTVVQGEVVLQAECGVELPAETTTIEEKPAPTPEPVTLPAPIPTPTPTPTPTPTPTPSPSPSPASTSANEEPEVTARLLPEEAAPVLASTSSPSSSSSSSSSASSPASSPSSPSDRQGAFAAGLDSSSSSSASSSAAVAADPLDDTASVVTSITGGTATSSRESSPSASPATTPVPSSQLKEKRRPDEAQAFSSFPEKRPRLDDRQSFRTTIDGVRTEKPQPTTEEPKVPPIRIQLSRIKPPWVKGHPTYQICPRIVPPGEGSRRSGTGGARTLADIKARAQQARAQREAAAAVAATGDGTGTDGVRVRAATGLPDSSNGRRAREHPGPIEPGGGDGGGGGGGGSGRGGGGGMEEQGSSSGSNSSGTQLQLHNVEPVPEPSPSLSTTSTSMSLEPPQTPTPPLEEVPGSAEAGEEGEAASASDQSSSNSLAEKAAESSSPELDSVPTQAPQSTRLNQVPDSAAAPSERADLGPEKPSLVPTSIPDSLPRFGAQGVDVIQTLANSCQPKEQLKGKEAGLGGVIQHGSHHVDAQDVFSPSATERKPTNTSSPQHMDSSEKDDEAGTHSDSTETASDCENEVQEDDQHPDQDWCPQLSTPRNGQLVICSPPPPPQNQQPVIHAHVSSRQGQTVIQPCFPNGLPHPQHSRPHSQDHQPLPIRDTNVVVKMEPGEDCRISRQVSTEDECRGGLKQSINLPGSAAASKRPASSARPVSSVEANNPLVTQLLQGSLPLEKVLPTHSANRLEISRLPGPQPRLPPLPRGRPDISAQSPSPDLSAAYQNHNKSPPGRPVSCLMETPAVSQYQSQQAPGAVPVITSLPPSSSSLNFRGKPDISSQGAMESTVIKDSHGPVVTPDRPQNSQRTLQNGPSPPHADPCPTEVVPTIKINWRPPPSQIPHAHQQQLSPASSVKNEVGARPSCQALAKSPPTKPLSVTKKEPSSSMDGYLSGGAMEGLLNMEMTLARMAKKEHNKAPYSSGSPSSSSSPSPSSSLPFQLYGKLPKQGGGVSYTANVSVMDNGGFSRSMADSVLQLRPRLTSTQATLSIQAFTDSTAEEVALKCSCRLKAMIMCQGCGAFCHDDCIGPSKLCVSCLVVR, encoded by the exons ATGATGCCTCGTGTTGTCCTCACCCCTCTTAAAGTCAACGGAGAGCACGTCCCCTCAG GACCCATGAAAAGAAGTCGAGGAGGAGTTGATGTAGACTTTGAAACACCAGGCTCCATCCTGGTCAACACAAATATCAGAGCGCTCATCAACGTTCGGACCTTCTCAGCGTTTCCTGCACACTCACAACAGCAgcttctgcagctgctgccagAAGTGGACAGACTG GTTGGATCTGATGGGATGGCTCGACTCAGCAGTTCAGCTCTCAACAATGAGTTCTTCACCCACGCTTCTCAGAGCTGGAAGGAGCGGCTGGCAGAGG gTGAGTTCACCCATGAGATGCAGGTGCGATTCCGACAGGAaatggagaaagagaagaaggtTGAAGCATGGAAGGAGAAATTCTTTGAGGAGTACCACGGGCAAAA GTCTGGTCTGACTAAGGAGGAGTCCCTTAAACTGACTGCCAGTGAAGCCAGTGAAGTTGCAGCAACGGTGCTGGAAAGTGACGTAGCTGTAGTTGCAACACCGAAGAGACGCAGCGTTGGTCGGAGGAGGAGAGACGGGCGGATGAGGAGACGCACGCGAGCTGATCTGCGCCGCCGGGCCCGCAGAACCCTCTGTAAGGCCACTCCTCCAGCCATACAGGCAACAGAAACCACAGAAGACAGCGCTGCTCTGGACATCTCTGCAGTCTCCATGGGCTCGCCCATGTCCGACAACACAGTGGTGCAAGGTGAGGTGGTGCTGCAGGCCGAGTGTGGCGTGGAGCTCCCAGCTGAGACCACCACGATAGAGGAAAAGCCTGCACCCACTCCAGAGCCGGTCACATTACCAGCTCCCATTCCCACTCCGACACCCACTCCAACACCCACTCCAACACCCACTCCAAGCCCCAGCCCCAGTCCTGCCTCCACCAGCGCCAACGAAGAGCCAGAAGTCACAGCTCGCCTTCTCCCAGAGGAGGCCGCGCCCGTTCTGGCCTCCACCTCctccccatcctcctcctcctcatcttcttcaTCTGCCTCCTCACCAGCCTCCTCGCCCTCCTCCCCCTCAGACAGACAAGGAGCTTTTGCAGCAGGCTTGgactcctcctcttcctcttcagcGTCATCCAGTGCCGCGGTTGCGGCCGATCCCCTGGATGACACCGCCTCTGTGGTCACCTCCATCACCGGAGGCACCGCCACCAGCAGCCGTGAGAGCAGCCCCTCAGCCAGCCCAGCCACCACTCCCGTTCCCAGCTCCCAGCTCAAGGAGAAGAGGAGGCCCGACGAGGCTCAGGCCTTTTCCAGCTTTCCCGAAAAGAGGCCGCGGCTGGATGACCGTCAGTCCTTTCGTACCACAATTGACGGTGTCCGTACGGAGAAGCCGCAGCCGACAACAGAAGAGCCCAAGGTGCCGCCTATCCGG ATTCAACTGTCCAGAATCAAACCTCCCTGGGTCAAAGGCCACCCCACCTACCAGATCTGTCCGCGGATCGTGCCTCCCGGCGAGGGCTCGCGGCGGTCGGGGACGGGGGGTGCGCGCACCTTGGCGGACATCAAAGCCCGCGCCCAGCAAGCCCGCGCCCAACGCGAGGCCGCTGCTGCTGTTGCAGCCACTGGCGACGGGACAGGGACGGACGGGGTCCGGGTGCGGGCTGCTACTGGGCTACCGGATAGCAGCAATGGACGACGAGCGCGAGAGCATCCAGGACCTATCGAGCCCGGAGGAGgagacggaggaggaggaggaggaggaggaagtggaAGAGGGGGAGGTGGTGGGATGGAGGAGCAGGGATCGTCTTCGGGCTCTAATTCGTCTGGAACACAACTACAGCTTCACAATGTAGAGCCAGTGCCAGAGCCGTCGCCGTCTCTGTCCACTACCTCCACCTCCATGTCCCTGGAGCCCCCTCAGACCCCGACTCCACCTCTAGAGGAGGTCCCCGGGAGCGCAGAAGCTGGAGAAGAAGGAGAAGCAGCATCAGCCAGCGACCAGAGCTCCTCCAACAGTCTTGCAGAGAAAGCAGCTGAGTCGTCTTCTCCGGAGCTGGACTCTGTACCCACCCAGGCCCCTCAGTCAACCAGGCTGAACCAAGTCCCAGACTCTGCTGCTGCCCCCTCTGAAAGGGCAGACCTGGGTCCTGAAAAACCCTCTCTGGTCCCAACCTCCATCCCAGATTCCCTCCCCAGGTTTGGGGCTCAGGGTGTGGATGTCATTCAGACTCTAGCGAATTCCTGCCAGCCCAAAGAGCAGCTGAAAGGAAAGGAGGCAGGACTAGGAGGTGTCATCCAACATGGCTCCCATCATGTGGATGCCCAGGACgttttctctccctctgctaCAGAGAGAAAGCCTACAAACACATCCTCACCCCAGCACATGGACTCCTCTGAGAAAGACGACGAGGCTGGGACTCACAGTGACTCTACGGAAACCGCTTCAGACTGTGAGAACGAGGTTCAGGAGGATGATCAGCACCCCGATCAGGACTGGTGCCCTCAACTGAGCACGCCCAGAAACGGCCAACTGGTCATCTGcagtcctcctcctccccctcagAACCAGCAGCCAGTCATCCACGCCCACGTGTCCAGCCGCCAAGGTCAGACAGTCATTCAGCCATGCTTCCCCAACGGTCTGCCCCACCCTCAGCACAGTCGCCCCCATTCCCAG GATCACCAGCCCCTCCCCATCCGGGACACCAACGTTGTGGTCAAAATGGAGCCAGGAGAAGACTGCAGGATCTCCAGACAGGTGTCAACTGAAGACGAGTGTCGTGGAGGTTTGAAGCAGTCCATCAACCTCCCCGGTTCTGCTGCTGCCTCCAAGAGACCGGCCAGCTCAGCCAGACCGGTGTCTAGTGTGGAAGCCAACAACCCGCTGGTCACTCAGCTGCTACAGGGCAGTCTGCCCCTGGAGAAGGTTCTGCCCACGCACTCTGCCAACAGGTTAGAGATCAGCCGATTACCGGGACCCCAGCCAAGATTGCCACCGCTGCCACGAGGCAGACCGGACATCTCAGCCCAGTCTCCAAGCCCAGATCTGTCTGCGGCCTATCAGAACCACAACAAGTCTCCTCCAGGACGTCCTGTGTCCTGTCTGATGGAGACCCCAGCTGTTTCCCAGTATCAGTCCCAGCAGGCCCCTGGAGCGGTCCCTGTCATCACCTCTctgcccccctcctcctccagttTAAACTTCAGAGGGAAACCAGACATCAGCTCTCAGGGCGCTATGGAGTCCACCGTCATCAAAGACTCTCACGGCCCCGTGGTCACTCCAGACAGACCGCAGAACTCTCAGCGGACCCTGCAGAACGGCCCCTCTCCTCCCCATGCTGACCCGTGCCCCACGGAAGTGGTGCCCACCATCAAGATCAACTGGCGCCCTCCTCCATCTCAAATCCCCCATGCTCACCAACAGCAGCTATCTCCTGCGTCGTCTGTGAAGAACGAAGTCGGTGCTCGTCCATCCTGCCAGGCTCTGGCTAAATCGCCCCCCACCAAACCTCTGAGTGTTACCAAAAAGGAGCCAAGCAGCTCCATGGATGGCTACCTGAGCGGCGGGGCCATGGAGGGACTCCTCAACATGGAGATGACTTTAGCCAGGATGGCCAAGAAGGAGCACAACAAAGCTCCCTACTCCTCCGGCTccccgtcctcctcctcctctccatcgCCCTCATCGTCACTCCCCTTCCAGCTCTACGGGAAGCTCCCCAAGCAAGGCGGAGGAGTCAGCTACACGGCCAACGTGTCTGTGATGGATAACGGCGGTTTCTCCCGCAGCATGGCGGACAGCGTTCTCCAGCTGCGCCCCCGTTTGACCTCCACGCAGGCCACCCTCAGCATCCAGGCCTTTACTGACAGTACGGCCGAGGAGGTGGCGCTCAAATGCTCGTGCCGCCTCAAAGCCATGATCATGTGCCAAGGCTGCGGTGCCTTCTGCCATGACGACTGCATCGGGCCCTCCAAACTGTGCGTGTCGTGTCTGGTGGTCAGATAG